From one Dermacentor andersoni chromosome 1, qqDerAnde1_hic_scaffold, whole genome shotgun sequence genomic stretch:
- the LOC140215206 gene encoding uncharacterized protein: MFHSRCGVPAGWIRKVCQRKSGRTAGRYDVYIYSPQGRKFRSRRELTAFLGYIGSGLSISEFNFSAARRECEAGCSDCASQKCLPGPNEAPPRVPSAAGDEASTSGVSVTSGISGPLAPLKGHSEEVSARPHVAPSTATAFGKDSDTRDEHAEKAKDVAVDKEMQTGETQVIAAKSDSTSSAVHQLERQPTPGEKMAPEPKDDPGRAIDASRDRPQRPDEANGKPAVEANPSLAPQQKSFDVKKTSSKERHRLAKATTSNSKPNAKKLGLKSKLEARRKNKLNVSSSLFKKFERVPPAKIHSTSEKQQPDAKNEPQPGPSLEDKKEGTPSKLSIELEAKPTVEAKQNTEPKKHPCGALKCDLTAGAQSNLDQVEKPPSTSGGQPPVEKKLKTKKKCALKRKFVEDNVLFTEFHLIKRVPVVKPKGSERK; encoded by the coding sequence ATGTTCCACAGCAGGTGCGGCGTTCCTGCGGGGTGGATCCGCAAGGTCTGCCAGCGAAAAAGTGGACGCACAGCGGGTAGATATGACGTGTACATTTACAGCCCCCAAGGTCGCAAATTCAGGTCACGAAGAGAACTGACAGCGTTTCTCGGTTACATTGGTAGTGGTCTATCAATTTCCGAGTTTAACTTTTCCGCTGCAAGGAGGGAGTGCGAGGCCGGCTGTTCTGATTGTGCGAGCCAGAAATGTCTGCCGGGTCCCAACGAGGCACCACCACGGGTGCCTTCAGCAGCAGGTGACGAAGCCTCAACAAGCGGGGTTTCTGTGACGAGCGGGATCAGCGGGCCACTAGCGCCGCTCAAGGGGCACTCGGAGGAGGTGAGTGCTAGGCCTCACGTGGCACCTTCTACTGCCACCGCGTTCGGAAAGGACTCCGACACTAGGGATGAGCATGCCGAGAAAGCCAAGGATGTTGCAGTCGACAAGGAGATGCAAACTGGAGAAACTCAGGTTATCGCGGCGAAGTCTGACTCAACTTCGTCAGCGGTTCACCAGCTCGAGCGGCAGCCCACACCTGGGGAAAAGATGGCGCCTGAGCCGAAAGACGATCCCGGTCGCGCGATCGATGCGTCTCGTGACCGACCACAGCGGCCAGACGAAGCTAATGGGAAGCCAGCCGTTGAGGCGAATCCAAGTCTGGCGCCTCAGCAGAAGAGTTTCGATGTCAAGAAGACATCGTCGAAAGAACGTCACCGGCTTGCAAAGGCGACTACTTCCAACTCAAAACCGAACGCCAAGAAGCTTGGGCTGAAGAGCAAGCTGGAAGCAAGGCGGAAGAATAAGCTCAACGTGAGTAGTTCATTGTTCAAGAAATTTGAACGGGTCCCGCCAGCTAAAATACATTCGACCTCCGAGAAGCAGCAACCTGACGCAAAGAACGAGCCCCAACCAGGCCCGTCGCTAGAGGATAAGAAGGAAGGCACGCCTTCCAAACTGTCCATCGAGCTTGAGGCAAAGCCGACAGTTGAGGCGAAGCAGAACACCGAGCCCAAGAAACACCCATGTGGTGCGCTCAAGTGTGACCTCACCGCAGGTGCACAATCGAATTTAGATCAGGTCGAAAAACCTCCCTCAACCAGTGGTGGTCAGCCGCCTGTTGAAAAGAAGCTCAAGACGAAGAAAAAGTGTGCGCTGAAGCGTAAATTCGTAGAGGACAACGTGCTTTTCACGGAGTTCCACCTCATCAAGCGTGTGCCTGTAGTTAAACCGAAAGGTAGCGAGCGAAAGTGA